Proteins from one Microbacterium sp. Root553 genomic window:
- the truB gene encoding tRNA pseudouridine(55) synthase TruB: protein MVSPGILLVDKPAGLTSHDVVARTRRALGTRKVGHAGTLDPMATGLLVIGVEGATRLLTFIVGADKTYEATIRLGQTTGTDDADGEVLTRAPEQAWAAVTPERVAAGIASLTGAISQVPSSVSAIKVDGRRAYDRVRDGEEVVLAAREVTVSRFDVLAERRGEGFLDLDVVVDCSSGTYIRSLARDLGADLGVGGHLTALRRTRVGDFDVADAVQIEKATESALLTPAAAAVRVLDALRVSGDEARDLRHGKRLAQQAVRLNGALAAAIDEDDVLVGVVEKRGADLKSVMNMPEVQR from the coding sequence ATGGTCTCGCCCGGCATCCTCCTCGTCGACAAGCCCGCTGGGCTGACCAGCCACGATGTCGTCGCCCGCACGCGGCGCGCCCTCGGCACCCGCAAGGTCGGGCACGCCGGCACGCTCGATCCGATGGCCACGGGGCTGCTCGTGATCGGTGTCGAAGGAGCCACGCGACTGCTGACGTTCATCGTCGGCGCGGACAAGACATACGAGGCGACGATCCGACTCGGACAGACCACGGGAACCGACGACGCGGACGGCGAGGTCCTGACCCGCGCCCCCGAGCAGGCCTGGGCCGCGGTGACCCCCGAGCGCGTGGCCGCCGGCATCGCATCGCTCACCGGTGCGATCTCCCAGGTCCCGAGCTCCGTGTCCGCGATCAAGGTCGACGGACGCCGTGCCTACGATCGTGTTCGCGACGGCGAGGAGGTCGTCCTCGCCGCGCGCGAGGTCACCGTCTCCCGGTTCGATGTCCTCGCAGAGCGCCGCGGTGAGGGCTTCCTCGACCTCGATGTCGTCGTCGACTGCTCCTCGGGCACCTACATCCGCTCGCTGGCCCGCGATCTGGGTGCCGACCTCGGCGTCGGCGGTCACCTGACGGCGCTGCGCCGCACGCGCGTCGGGGACTTCGACGTCGCGGATGCCGTGCAGATCGAGAAGGCGACGGAGTCCGCGCTGCTCACCCCTGCGGCCGCAGCCGTGCGCGTGCTCGATGCCCTGCGGGTGTCGGGCGACGAGGCACGCGACCTCCGGCACGGCAAACGGCTCGCACAGCAGGCCGTGCGCCTGAACGGGGCGCTCGCTGCCGCGATCGATGAGGATGATGTCCTCGTCGGCGTGGTCGAGAAGCGCGGCGCCGACCTGAAGAGCGTCATGAACATGCCCGAGGTGCAGCGATGA